TGGATGCCATGCCATCCATTGGCTGCTTTAAgatgataaaattttggtggaTTACTCTTAGATGTCTTGAATGATTGCAGATTTGTATTAGCCTTACTTGTGCTTGTAAAATTCAATATCCTTTTCTGTTGTTTTCCCTCTCTAGTGGGAGAGCAAATTTGTGTTGATGGAGAAAagcataaaaaataatatatcatGAGCTTTCCTTATCTTCTTGCAGAATATGCTGTGGACGCCATCTAAAGTGATCTCCCGCCTTGGAAAAGAAATTAACGATGAGAGTTCATATTTGTACTGGGCCTACAAGGTAGGTATTCAATCAGACTACTCGTTTTTTTGTGTCAAATGGTTCTCAATTTGAGTTGTCATGCTGTGTAATCTAGCTTgtccattttttgataaaagaatttgaagaacAGTTATAAAATTGCTAAACACGAGAACTTTCTGTTTATTCATGGCATGAATAGCTTTATCCCATTCAGTGCTTATCAATTTatgtattttgtttttgtagttaTGGAGTACTGTGATGAACAATATCATTATGATGCTAAGAGGAAAAATAAATAGTGATATGGTTGCAATATCTGCTTACTGATTCTAAAATCTCCATTTATTTTCAGAACAACATTCCTGTCTTTTGTCCTGGCTTAACAGATGGCTCACTGGGTGACATGCTATATTTCCATTCTTTCCGCAATCCTGGCCTGGTTATTGACATTGTGCAGGGTAACAACATATCATTCTCATTTTCTGCCAAGGCATAGTACTTCTGGTAACAATTTGGTGAAATGTTATAATCGCAAGCAGATATTAGGAACATGAACGGCGAGGCTGTCCATGTCGGTCTCAGGAAGACAGGAATGATAATTCTTGGAGGGGGACTACCCAAGCATCATATATGTAATGCAAATATGATGCGTAATGGTGCAGACTTTGCTGTTTTTATTAACACAGCACAAGAATACGATGGAAGTGATTCTGGTGCCCGTCCAGATGAAGCTGTATCATGGGGAAAGATACGAGGTTCTGCGAAGGCTGTGAAGGTTAATTCTTTTGGAGTTGTACATTTTTTAGTCCTTTGCTTTTGTCTGCATTCTCAGATGCCTTGAGGCTTGCTATCAGCTAAGTTTTGAGATTAGATCAAGTCTTATTTTCACATTAAAACAAAAGTTCAATTACTACCTTCTAGTTATTACTTGTTTGATGAGATAATTAGTAGAAAGTAAAATCTGTATATTTTTGTCACATTACAATTTGTTTCTTTTAGCAGGTTCACTGTGATGCAACGATTGCCTTTCCTCTCCTTGTAGCAGAAACCTTTGCTACAAAAGTCAAATAACGTTGTATGGGATGAAGTTTTAAAATGATAATGCAGCTGCGGTGGATAGCTAATGATTGGTCCCGGTAAATTTGATGATGCTATTTGGCACGTCAAGTTCCACTCCTTTGTTCAATGCTGTTTTTCTAGGTGGCGCATTATAAATTGCATTCCGGTTGTGGTGAAATACTA
The Coffea arabica cultivar ET-39 chromosome 6c, Coffea Arabica ET-39 HiFi, whole genome shotgun sequence genome window above contains:
- the LOC113692380 gene encoding deoxyhypusine synthase isoform X2; this encodes MVDVVVTTAGGVEEDLIKCLAPTYKGDFSLPGAALRSKGLNRIGNLLVPNNNYCKFEDWIIPIFDKMLEEQTSKNMLWTPSKVISRLGKEINDESSYLYWAYKNNIPVFCPGLTDGSLGDMLYFHSFRNPGLVIDIVQDIRNMNGEAVHVGLRKTGMIILGGGLPKHHICNANMMRNGADFAVFINTAQEYDGSDSGARPDEAVSWGKIRGSAKAVKVHCDATIAFPLLVAETFATKVK